AGATGGTGGCGTGGGGGCTCATCAACCCCTCGGTGCCGCCCGACCAGATGATCGGAACCTTCCGGGCGATGTCGTCCATGGTGAGCCCGGACTTCTCCGCGATCAGCAACTGGAAGCATTGCGTCGCCAGCGCACGGGTGTAGTCGTTGACGCCGCCGTTGCCTTCGGTCTTGCCGAGGATGGCCACCACGTGCTCGGCCCGGAACGCTCCCGCGTCCAGCAGCTTCCGCCCTTCCGACACGTCGTCGGGCGCCCCCATCCCTACCTTGAATGCGCTTACGTTCATGCGTTCACTCCTTGCCGGTTGTTTCGTGTAGTTTGCCTTTTCCGAACTGTCGAGCCAATGCGGTGACGGCCTGTTCCATGCATGCCAGGGGTGCCCGGGTGACCCCGGCGCCGATCTGGCCGACGCCGGCTTCGCGGTGGGCGATGCCGGTGTTGATGACCGGCGCGATGCCCGTGTCGACGCACTTGCGCACGTCGATGCCCGCGGGCGTCCCCTGGAAGTCCAGGACCGGCAAAGTCCAACCCGGGTTGCTTCCCAAGGTAATGTGTCCCATCTCGGCCGTGGCGCCCAGGGCGTCGGCGGCAGACCCGCCCACGAACTGCACGATGGCCGGGGACGCGGCCATGGCGAAGCCGCCGAGGCCGGCGGTCTCGGTGATGGCGCTGTCGCCCAGGTCCGGGGCGGCATCGTCCACGCTGTACCCCGCGAAGAAGAGTCCCTGGACCCGCGGCGCCGGGGTGGTGAACCAGGCGTCGCCGGTGCCGCTGACCCGGATACCGAATTCCACACCGTTGCGCGCCATGGCGGTGACCATGCTGCTGCCGGGAACCCCGTGGGCCGCGTCCAGCATGGCCTTGCACGCGGCCATGGAGAGGTTGAGGAAGAAATGGTCGTTGCCGGTGATGAAGCGCACGGTCTCGGCGAGGCGGTCCCGCGGCGCGCCGGTCTCCAGCAGCGAGGGCAAGAGCGCCCGGAGCAGCAGAGACGAGGCGGCGACGTTGCGGTTGTGGACCTCGTCGCCCATGTGCAGCGCCTGCGCCATCAGGGGCTTGAGCGGCAGCCCTTCGCGCCTTTCCAGCGCCGCCCTCAGGCTGGGCGCCAGCACGCTCTCCATCCACCGGAGCCGCTCCAGCACCTCCGCATCGTACGCACCCATGCGCAGCACCTTCCCCAGCCCTTCGTTCAGGTTGCAGTACGTGGTGCGGTCGTGCTCGGCGTCGCGCACGATCCACACCGGCATGGACGGGCTCGTCACCCCGGCCATGGGGCCGAC
This sequence is a window from Deltaproteobacteria bacterium. Protein-coding genes within it:
- a CDS encoding cyanuric acid amidohydrolase, which encodes MNVSAFKVGMGAPDDVSEGRKLLDAGAFRAEHVVAILGKTEGNGGVNDYTRALATQCFQLLIAEKSGLTMDDIARKVPIIWSGGTEGLMSPHATI
- a CDS encoding DUF1116 domain-containing protein gives rise to the protein MIERLFRDELRVVNVGLDVFADSVDAAGGSVQRTDWRPPAGGDRDIGAALASLVGLPEVEEANGRAFAAYLAAQPVLEGIGRAKDDVPGMGERMILHAGPPVAWEHMCGPMQGAVTGAILLEGWANDPDGARALAAGGGIVFEPNHHHACVGPMAGVTSPSMPVWIVRDAEHDRTTYCNLNEGLGKVLRMGAYDAEVLERLRWMESVLAPSLRAALERREGLPLKPLMAQALHMGDEVHNRNVAASSLLLRALLPSLLETGAPRDRLAETVRFITGNDHFFLNLSMAACKAMLDAAHGVPGSSMVTAMARNGVEFGIRVSGTGDAWFTTPAPRVQGLFFAGYSVDDAAPDLGDSAITETAGLGGFAMAASPAIVQFVGGSAADALGATAEMGHITLGSNPGWTLPVLDFQGTPAGIDVRKCVDTGIAPVINTGIAHREAGVGQIGAGVTRAPLACMEQAVTALARQFGKGKLHETTGKE